One window of the Gavia stellata isolate bGavSte3 chromosome 9, bGavSte3.hap2, whole genome shotgun sequence genome contains the following:
- the ATP5MK gene encoding ATP synthase membrane subunit K, mitochondrial, producing MAGHDSGSQHQFTGFQKYFNSYTITGRRNYVIATYTSVAMLILYFKLRPKKKTPAVADK from the exons ATGGCTGGCCATGACTCAGGATCTCAACACCAGTTCACTGGATTTCAGAAGTACTTCAATTCCTATACCATCACAGGCAGAAGGAAT TATGTAATAGCAACATACACAAGCGTTGCAATGCTCATCTTGTATTTCAAGCTTAGACCTAAAAAGAAAACTCCTGCTGTTGCAGATAAGTAA